The Clostridium aceticum genomic interval GAATGGGGGATGTTGCGGCTGCAGGTATGGTAGCTACTTTGGCCAATAATATTCCTATGTTTGGGCTTATGAAGGATATGGACCATCGTGGAAAAATCATCAATGTTGCCTTTGCAGTGAGCGCTTCCTTTGTTTTAGGTGATCATCTTGGTTTTACTGCTGGTGTAAACCAAGACATGATTTTCCCAATGGTGGTAGGTAAACTAGTAGGTGGTATTACTGCTGTGATGGTGGCCATCTTCATTGCCAATAAAACTGCTGCAAGGGAAAGTGTAGCAAAATAATACAAATTACTAGATTTAAAAATACAAAGGTAAAACTTGATAAAAATCAGGTTTTACCTTTATGTTTTTTGTGTAAAAGTAGTATAATAGTAAGAAAACTTATTGATTTTAAGTAAGGAGAGATTTTTTATGGAGGTAAAAAAATTTGTTGTAGGTATGAACGAAACCAACTGTTACATTATTTATGATAAAAATACCTTAGAGGCCCTCATTATTGACCCAGGGGATGAGGAAAAAGTACTGATTCAGTATATTGATAAACATGCACTAAAGCCTCAAGGGATTCTTTTGACCCATTATCATTATGATCACATAGGCGGGGTAGAAGGACTGAAGAGAAAATACCACTGCCCTGTCTATGCCCATAAAAAGGAGGTGGAGGGGTTGCAAAAACCTGAAATAAACCGCTCTAACCTAGATGGAAGAACACCTGTATCCGTAACACCAGATAAGCTTTTGTCGGATGGAGACACCATTTTCATCGGCACAATAGTATTGGAGGTGATTCACACCCCAGGCCATACTCCGGGAGGGATTTGTCTTAAAGTAAAAGATAGTAATATCATCTTTACAGGCGATACGATTTTTAGTGATGATTTAGGTAGAACAGATCTAGAGGGTGGCAGTGAAGAAAGTCTTAAAAGGAGTATTACAAACAAGGTTTCCAAATGGCCAGAGAATACCATGATTTACCCAGGTCATGGAGAAGCTGCTTTAATGCTGCAAATTAGAGGGAGAGGTGTACAATATTTAAGGTAATCTATCCCCCAGTTAAATAGATATATCATTAGCGTTAACTTAAGCCATAATTTGTCATCCTGAGTGGAGCAAAGCGGAGTCGAAGGATCTTAGTGTTAGTAAAATTCTTGGCTACTCCAAGATCCTTCGCTACCCTCAGGATGACAGTTCAAGAGAATTTTGGTAATAATTGTACTAAGTTAACGCCTATAATAGACATATAAAAGGTGATATAAAAGAAAAGTTTGGGGATGTATTAAAAGAAAGAAGACCATTATAGCTATATACAATTAAAAGCTATAGGAATTCTCAAAAAAGATAGCCGCTGCACAAGGAGCCTTATAGTTCTTAGTGCAGCGGCCTTAAATTCTTGAAGCGTTATATAGATTCCTAGTCTACCAAATCCTTTGCCTTTGTGTAATTAAATACTGGACCATCAGTGCAAACATAGGTTTCATTGATCTTACAGTGGCCGCACTTACCCACAGCACAGGACATTTTTCTTTCGATGGATACCCATATTTGAGATTCATCCACACCATTTGCCAGTAAAGCCTTCGTTGCAAAGTGCATCATTATTTCAGGACCTACGACAACTACGTTGTAATCTTTAAAGGTATTAAAGGGAATCTTATCAATGTGAGCGGTGACCAGTCCTCTTTCAAAGCCAGGTGCTGTAGAATCATCTAAAGTACAAATCACATTAAACTTAGATTTAAATTTTTCGATTTCCTCTTCAAATAAAACACTGTCTATGTCTTTAAAACCTGCAATAAGATTCACAGATTTACATACTTCGGGGTGGTCATAAAAATGGTTAATAAGTGTTTTAACCGGTGCCAAACCAGTACCGCCGGTGATAATCACTAAATCTTTATTCTCATACTTTTCTACAGGAAATGAATTTCCATAGGGACCTCTCATG includes:
- the asrB gene encoding anaerobic sulfite reductase subunit AsrB, coding for MHNAMIPEPYKILSIINETKAEHTFRVACDAETKHGQFFMLSIPKVGEAPISVSGKGPGFVEFTIRKVGKLTEGVFGLNPGNTLFMRGPYGNSFPVEKYENKDLVIITGGTGLAPVKTLINHFYDHPEVCKSVNLIAGFKDIDSVLFEEEIEKFKSKFNVICTLDDSTAPGFERGLVTAHIDKIPFNTFKDYNVVVVGPEIMMHFATKALLANGVDESQIWVSIERKMSCAVGKCGHCKINETYVCTDGPVFNYTKAKDLVD
- a CDS encoding MBL fold metallo-hydrolase, which gives rise to MEVKKFVVGMNETNCYIIYDKNTLEALIIDPGDEEKVLIQYIDKHALKPQGILLTHYHYDHIGGVEGLKRKYHCPVYAHKKEVEGLQKPEINRSNLDGRTPVSVTPDKLLSDGDTIFIGTIVLEVIHTPGHTPGGICLKVKDSNIIFTGDTIFSDDLGRTDLEGGSEESLKRSITNKVSKWPENTMIYPGHGEAALMLQIRGRGVQYLR